The Paenibacillus sp. YPG26 genome includes a window with the following:
- a CDS encoding sugar ABC transporter permease, protein MDAQAKQRISMRAVLLSLGVLLANIVINGLIFMFFRDSTLNPLLTAILAVLWGVVGVYLIYYTLSWAAEQYPDYVRRKILPYIFIGPAVIVLGWLLVLPAIRTLYLSFFDASSDKFVGLGNYIAIAIFSDRLMATALRNNLLWVFVGTLACVAFGLLIAILADRSSYEKIAKSIIFMPMAISFVAAGVIWKFVYYYQPGAEQIGLLNAIVVALGGEPQAWASMLQPWNNFFLIIILIWMQTGFAMVIFSAAIKGVPDDILEAARVDGAGEIKIFFGIIIPFISTTILTVTTTIIVFTLKIFDVVMVMTGGQYDTEVVATQFYRQFFMYRNFGYGSTLAIVLLIAVLPVIIINLRQFRKQGGF, encoded by the coding sequence ATGGATGCACAAGCCAAGCAAAGAATCAGCATGAGGGCGGTGTTGTTGTCCCTTGGCGTACTGCTCGCCAATATTGTCATTAATGGCCTGATCTTTATGTTTTTCCGTGACTCAACATTGAACCCGCTGCTTACTGCAATTCTTGCGGTCCTTTGGGGGGTTGTGGGTGTCTACCTGATTTACTACACTTTGAGCTGGGCGGCCGAGCAGTATCCAGACTATGTCCGCAGAAAGATATTACCTTATATATTTATCGGACCTGCGGTCATTGTACTGGGCTGGTTGCTCGTACTGCCAGCTATAAGAACGCTGTATTTAAGCTTCTTCGATGCTTCATCCGACAAGTTCGTTGGCTTAGGAAATTATATTGCTATTGCTATATTCAGTGATCGTCTAATGGCGACAGCGCTTCGCAACAATCTGTTATGGGTGTTCGTGGGGACACTTGCGTGTGTGGCATTTGGTCTTCTGATTGCAATTCTCGCGGATCGAAGCAGCTATGAGAAAATTGCGAAATCTATTATCTTCATGCCGATGGCTATTTCGTTCGTGGCTGCCGGTGTTATCTGGAAGTTCGTCTATTACTATCAACCGGGTGCTGAGCAGATTGGTCTGCTTAACGCGATTGTGGTTGCTCTTGGCGGTGAGCCCCAGGCATGGGCAAGTATGCTGCAGCCGTGGAATAACTTTTTCCTGATTATTATCCTGATCTGGATGCAGACCGGATTTGCTATGGTCATCTTCTCCGCAGCGATCAAAGGTGTGCCGGATGACATCCTCGAGGCTGCGCGTGTGGACGGGGCCGGTGAGATCAAAATCTTTTTCGGTATTATTATTCCGTTCATATCTACTACGATCTTGACGGTTACAACGACAATTATCGTCTTCACGCTGAAAATATTTGACGTCGTCATGGTGATGACGGGGGGTCAATACGATACAGAGGTAGTGGCAACACAGTTCTACCGGCAGTTCTTCATGTACCGGAACTTCGGTTACGGCTCCACGCTGGCTATCGTGCTGTTAATTGCTGTTCTGCCTGTAATAATCATTAATCTTCGTCAGTTCCGTAAGCAGGGGGGATTCTAA
- a CDS encoding ABC transporter substrate-binding protein yields the protein MKKTGKTKASLLMVACLSLTMMLSACGSGGGPTDPAASTNTNNNNNNTTTTTTTAAAGAELDKALKGEYKGKKVTMFGPFVDADQKKFESSIKDFEDKTGIDIQYEGSKEFEATINIRVDGGSAPDIADFPQPGLLNSIAKTGKVVDLTNVLDQDKMKQNYNQSWLDMSMMDGKDGKIMAGIWNRSNVKSLVWYPKKQFDEAGYKVPQTWDEMMALTEQIAKDGDPAWAIGIESGAATGWAATDWIENIMLRTTTPENYDKWVKGELPFTSPEVKHAVEVMSKIWMNKDYVYGGTKSIVTTAFGDAPKPMFENPPKAWFNLMGNFITSFFPASAKVDQDYDWFYLPPIDEKYGKPVLVAGDIYAMFNDRPEVRAVMQFFTTGESIKTWVQSGGVIAPMNDASLDWYQSESDRRMAKLVQEASTLRFDGSDLMPGKVGAGTFWKGMTDYVSGTATLDDALKQIEAGWKN from the coding sequence ATGAAAAAGACAGGGAAAACAAAAGCTTCACTACTTATGGTAGCATGCCTATCTTTGACAATGATGCTCAGCGCTTGCGGAAGTGGTGGTGGCCCTACAGATCCTGCGGCTTCTACGAATACAAACAACAACAATAACAATACAACCACCACGACAACAACTGCGGCAGCAGGTGCTGAACTGGATAAAGCGTTGAAAGGTGAATATAAAGGCAAGAAAGTAACCATGTTCGGACCATTCGTGGATGCGGACCAGAAGAAATTTGAAAGCAGCATTAAGGATTTTGAAGACAAAACAGGAATTGATATTCAATATGAAGGCTCCAAGGAATTCGAAGCCACCATCAACATTCGTGTTGACGGCGGGAGTGCTCCGGACATTGCGGACTTCCCGCAGCCAGGCTTGCTGAATTCGATTGCCAAGACAGGTAAGGTTGTCGACCTGACCAACGTGCTGGATCAGGACAAAATGAAACAAAATTACAACCAAAGCTGGCTGGATATGTCCATGATGGACGGCAAGGATGGCAAAATCATGGCCGGCATCTGGAACCGCAGTAACGTGAAGAGCCTTGTGTGGTACCCAAAGAAACAATTTGATGAAGCCGGATACAAGGTTCCACAGACTTGGGATGAAATGATGGCTCTGACTGAACAGATCGCCAAGGATGGAGATCCAGCTTGGGCCATCGGTATCGAGAGCGGTGCGGCAACAGGCTGGGCGGCAACGGACTGGATCGAGAACATTATGCTTCGTACAACAACCCCTGAGAACTATGATAAATGGGTAAAAGGTGAACTTCCGTTCACTTCCCCTGAGGTCAAGCATGCGGTGGAGGTAATGTCCAAAATCTGGATGAACAAAGACTATGTGTACGGCGGAACGAAATCCATCGTAACGACAGCGTTCGGGGATGCGCCAAAACCAATGTTCGAGAACCCTCCGAAGGCTTGGTTCAACCTGATGGGTAACTTCATTACCAGCTTCTTCCCGGCATCAGCCAAAGTGGACCAGGACTACGATTGGTTCTATCTGCCGCCAATTGATGAGAAATATGGCAAGCCGGTACTTGTAGCAGGCGATATTTATGCGATGTTCAATGATCGTCCGGAAGTACGTGCGGTGATGCAGTTCTTCACTACAGGTGAATCTATCAAGACCTGGGTTCAATCCGGTGGCGTAATCGCACCGATGAATGATGCTTCCCTTGACTGGTATCAATCTGAATCGGATCGTCGTATGGCGAAGCTGGTTCAGGAAGCTTCCACACTTCGCTTCGACGGCTCTGACTTGATGCCTGGTAAAGTGGGTGCAGGGACGTTCTGGAAAGGGATGACGGACTACGTGAGTGGTACAGCTACACTGGACGACGCACTCAAACAAATTGAGGCTGGCTGGAAAAACTAA
- a CDS encoding LacI family DNA-binding transcriptional regulator has protein sequence MKTTIRDVAKMAGVSISTVSRVMNTPQSVVESKRIRVLEAIEKLKYQPNSFARGLIYKKSFTLGLLIPDIENFYFSGVIRGMQDACIKLGYSLMICNTDRDKHRLLTYIDNFHEKQVDGVVFASDILYREYYEKLVGYRIPFVLLSSHSDEFEVPSVEIDDESAAYDAVKFLIEIGHQEIGMIGFNHDNSISGPPRYRGFVKALAEFGLERNSHKIKYAAHRFEHAYQAAHELFTEYPELTAVFCVADEFAMGTISYLKDRSVLVPGQVSVVGFDNHRMASMFVPKLTTIAQPIYELGYRAAEKLHELIGTGSVEVMRERMKHKLVVRESSREK, from the coding sequence ATGAAGACAACAATTCGAGATGTGGCCAAAATGGCGGGCGTGTCAATCAGCACCGTATCACGTGTAATGAATACTCCCCAGTCGGTTGTGGAGAGCAAGCGTATTCGCGTGCTGGAGGCTATTGAGAAGCTTAAGTATCAACCCAATTCGTTCGCCAGAGGGCTGATTTACAAAAAATCTTTTACGCTGGGCCTGCTTATTCCCGACATTGAGAATTTCTACTTCTCGGGAGTAATTCGGGGAATGCAGGATGCATGCATCAAGCTCGGTTACAGTCTGATGATATGCAATACTGACCGGGACAAGCATAGGCTGCTCACGTACATCGATAACTTTCACGAGAAGCAAGTGGACGGAGTCGTGTTCGCCAGTGATATTCTATACCGGGAGTATTATGAGAAGCTGGTCGGATACAGAATTCCGTTCGTGCTGCTATCATCCCATTCGGATGAATTCGAAGTTCCCAGCGTTGAGATTGATGATGAGTCCGCCGCTTATGATGCGGTGAAGTTCCTCATCGAGATTGGACACCAGGAGATCGGGATGATCGGATTCAATCACGATAATTCCATCTCAGGCCCCCCACGTTACCGAGGGTTCGTAAAAGCACTAGCTGAATTTGGTCTTGAGCGCAATTCTCACAAGATTAAGTATGCAGCCCATCGATTTGAACATGCCTATCAGGCAGCACATGAACTATTTACCGAGTATCCAGAGCTTACGGCCGTGTTCTGTGTCGCGGATGAGTTCGCAATGGGAACCATATCTTACTTGAAAGACCGGAGTGTCCTTGTGCCAGGGCAGGTGTCTGTTGTTGGTTTTGATAATCATCGAATGGCCAGTATGTTTGTTCCCAAGCTTACAACGATCGCACAGCCAATATACGAATTAGGTTACCGGGCTGCGGAGAAGCTTCATGAGCTTATAGGGACAGGATCTGTAGAAGTAATGAGGGAGCGTATGAAGCACAAGCTGGTGGTCAGGGAATCATCCCGAGAGAAGTAA
- a CDS encoding excalibur calcium-binding domain-containing protein: MKLKSKYVLGALTLAIASAEGFGAYAPEADAKAQSKNLYFKNCTAAKKAGYYNIKRGAPGYRKALDRDNDGIACEK; the protein is encoded by the coding sequence GTGAAATTGAAGTCAAAATATGTATTGGGTGCCCTGACCCTCGCTATAGCTTCTGCCGAGGGATTCGGAGCTTATGCTCCGGAGGCTGATGCCAAAGCTCAAAGCAAGAATCTCTATTTCAAGAACTGTACAGCTGCGAAAAAGGCCGGTTATTATAATATAAAAAGAGGGGCGCCGGGTTATCGGAAAGCTCTGGATCGGGATAACGACGGCATCGCTTGTGAAAAGTAA
- a CDS encoding DoxX family protein, whose translation MMKWLRENKIAAVLLVIVRIYVGWEWLTAGWHKLTGGFDASGFLKGAVAKPVMDKATGELVYPNFVAFLDHFAIPNAKLFNILIPLGEFLVGLGLILGCLTAAAAFFGLLMNFMFMYAGTVSTNPWLIMLGVIIVAAGANAGKFGADYYVLPYLRAVFGKLFNRGAGNVGKGNAAAKL comes from the coding sequence ATGATGAAATGGTTAAGAGAGAACAAAATTGCAGCAGTCCTGTTGGTCATTGTACGGATCTATGTTGGTTGGGAATGGCTTACCGCCGGATGGCATAAGTTAACTGGCGGCTTCGACGCAAGCGGCTTCCTGAAAGGCGCAGTGGCCAAGCCGGTTATGGATAAAGCTACGGGTGAGCTGGTCTATCCGAACTTCGTAGCATTCCTTGATCATTTTGCGATACCAAACGCTAAGTTGTTCAATATATTAATTCCACTGGGAGAATTCCTGGTAGGACTTGGACTCATCCTTGGCTGCCTAACAGCAGCCGCAGCGTTCTTCGGACTATTAATGAACTTCATGTTCATGTATGCCGGTACCGTAAGCACTAATCCATGGTTAATCATGCTAGGAGTCATCATCGTCGCTGCAGGCGCTAACGCTGGCAAGTTCGGAGCCGACTATTATGTACTTCCTTACCTCAGAGCGGTGTTCGGTAAGCTGTTCAACCGGGGAGCAGGTAATGTAGGAAAAGGAAATGCAGCAGCGAAATTGTAA
- a CDS encoding molybdenum cofactor guanylyltransferase: MLTGLILAGSSEAQGDCQVEALLPYNGGLLIHTQIREMQEVCEEIIVATPDPRPFLRNLDPGIRIITDFYRGRGPLGGMYAGLSLSKHSNIWTVGCDMPYISAAAASLLLECKQEGYEAAIPWIGGVSYPLHGVYDKSCARYIQTLINNGDYRPASLIRRLNSLDILEHRFEEMGLDLGFVRSLDEPGLAPDGTSRVESSIIYTTN; encoded by the coding sequence ATGTTAACTGGATTGATACTGGCAGGCAGTTCCGAGGCTCAGGGAGATTGTCAGGTGGAGGCACTCCTTCCCTATAACGGAGGGCTGCTGATTCATACTCAAATCAGGGAAATGCAGGAAGTATGTGAAGAGATAATTGTTGCTACGCCGGACCCGCGGCCATTTCTGAGGAATCTCGATCCGGGTATAAGAATAATTACTGATTTCTACCGAGGGAGAGGGCCGCTTGGAGGAATGTATGCAGGGCTTAGCCTATCCAAACATTCGAATATATGGACGGTCGGCTGCGATATGCCTTACATTTCTGCTGCAGCCGCTTCACTGCTGCTGGAGTGCAAGCAGGAGGGGTATGAAGCCGCGATTCCATGGATTGGCGGCGTCAGCTATCCGCTTCACGGTGTGTATGACAAGTCCTGTGCGCGATATATTCAGACCTTGATAAATAATGGTGATTATCGCCCAGCTTCGCTAATCCGCAGGCTTAACAGCCTGGATATACTTGAGCACCGATTCGAGGAGATGGGACTGGATCTGGGATTCGTTAGAAGTCTTGATGAGCCAGGGCTTGCACCGGATGGAACAAGCCGGGTAGAAAGCAGCATCATATACACGACAAATTGA
- the ndk gene encoding nucleoside-diphosphate kinase codes for MALTQTFVMVKPDGTKRGLVGEIMSRFEHRGFRLVHARQLLMDSAMAEQHYAHLSTKPFFQEVVDYITSGPVFAMVWEAENAVQLSRSMIGATNPAEAAPGTIRGDFGTSVEANVIHGSDCPENAEREISVFFGQ; via the coding sequence ATGGCATTAACACAGACATTTGTAATGGTGAAGCCGGATGGTACCAAGCGGGGGCTCGTTGGTGAGATAATGAGCAGATTTGAGCATAGAGGGTTCAGGCTGGTTCATGCGAGACAGCTATTGATGGATAGCGCGATGGCTGAGCAGCATTACGCGCACTTAAGTACAAAGCCGTTCTTTCAGGAAGTAGTCGACTATATTACATCTGGTCCCGTGTTCGCTATGGTATGGGAAGCGGAGAATGCCGTTCAGCTCTCCAGAAGTATGATCGGGGCCACCAATCCGGCTGAAGCTGCACCAGGTACGATACGCGGTGATTTTGGAACCTCTGTTGAAGCCAATGTGATTCATGGATCAGATTGCCCGGAGAATGCCGAACGAGAAATCTCCGTATTTTTCGGTCAATAG
- a CDS encoding fucose 4-O-acetylase, with translation MKTQEEKDNSLSEVNDDTWMLNLRFVLILLVVIATGIEPVMSRFGMLEDLHAWIFIFHIPLFAFVTGYFSRHNLLGRKGLASLGSIAVHYVIFQTLYSTLDVLFFQASQQKHSFFVPYLMLWFLVAHIGWRVLLRIMCALNLKHPVLISAALGVAAGYLGHDGSWLSLSRLFVFLPFFAAGYSLHTRKLLVLCSGPSRIGLGGLSIILLAAVSLLLAWHSTPDWLYGKFTYAEMGIEGPAAALTRIGWYLLQAAGSLTFLALIPQQRSIITSLGSRTLYVFLLHGLFIRSGIRLGLYDNVRQPADLVVLAIAIVGITVILALPQTRQITKWLIEPDLGGFARMGRQLAVRWHPRRVLKKL, from the coding sequence ATGAAGACTCAAGAAGAGAAAGACAACAGCTTATCAGAAGTGAATGATGATACCTGGATGCTTAATCTGAGGTTTGTTCTGATTCTATTGGTCGTAATCGCCACAGGGATTGAGCCCGTAATGAGCCGGTTCGGAATGCTGGAGGATCTGCATGCCTGGATCTTTATATTCCATATCCCGCTCTTCGCATTTGTGACCGGGTATTTCTCAAGGCATAATCTGCTCGGAAGGAAAGGACTCGCATCTCTTGGTTCTATTGCCGTTCATTATGTAATTTTTCAGACTCTATATTCAACGCTTGATGTATTATTCTTTCAGGCTTCTCAGCAGAAGCATTCCTTTTTTGTTCCTTATCTGATGCTTTGGTTCCTTGTAGCCCATATCGGGTGGCGGGTTCTGCTCCGGATTATGTGTGCGCTGAATCTCAAGCATCCTGTTCTGATCTCTGCGGCTTTGGGTGTGGCTGCCGGTTATCTGGGACACGATGGTTCCTGGCTCAGCCTGTCCCGCTTATTTGTATTCCTGCCATTCTTCGCAGCAGGTTACAGCCTTCATACACGCAAGCTGCTGGTCTTATGCAGCGGACCAAGCCGCATAGGGCTAGGCGGCCTGTCTATCATTCTGCTTGCTGCGGTCTCGCTGCTGCTGGCTTGGCACAGTACACCGGATTGGCTGTACGGCAAGTTCACCTATGCGGAGATGGGCATAGAAGGACCTGCTGCCGCATTAACCCGGATCGGCTGGTATTTACTGCAAGCTGCGGGAAGCTTGACCTTTCTGGCTCTCATACCACAGCAACGTTCGATTATAACAAGTCTGGGATCCAGAACACTGTATGTCTTCTTACTCCATGGCCTGTTCATCCGAAGCGGAATCCGGCTCGGGCTGTATGACAATGTCCGTCAACCCGCCGATCTCGTTGTTCTTGCGATAGCTATTGTAGGTATTACGGTTATTCTTGCCCTGCCACAGACACGGCAGATCACTAAGTGGTTAATCGAACCGGATCTTGGCGGATTCGCACGTATGGGACGTCAGCTGGCAGTACGCTGGCATCCGCGGCGAGTGCTTAAGAAGCTGTGA
- a CDS encoding cyclic nucleotide-binding domain-containing protein has protein sequence MMTKQSGTQTANLNQDQAQGIRQFFSEENFERLSSIMYPKNVHKGSNLFWEGDTADYLYYVRSGRIKVTKSADDGKEFTLYLHNKGDLIGYGDVLSESVHMLSAEALENCEVGVIQRKDLEVLLWQHGDLAVEFMRWQGMTHLLTQTKMRDLLMFGKTGALCSLLIRLNNSYGQAHGKHRRLSIKINNTEMSDMIGATRESVNRMLSDLKKDGIIEIEDGHIVIYDLEHLRDVCHCDNCPAHICRV, from the coding sequence ATGATGACCAAACAATCAGGAACACAAACAGCGAATCTTAACCAGGACCAGGCACAAGGTATTCGGCAATTTTTCTCAGAGGAGAACTTTGAGCGTCTCAGCAGTATCATGTATCCCAAAAATGTTCACAAAGGTTCCAATCTGTTCTGGGAAGGCGACACTGCGGACTACCTATACTATGTTCGCAGCGGCCGTATCAAGGTAACGAAATCGGCAGATGACGGCAAAGAATTCACGCTGTATCTTCATAACAAGGGCGATCTTATCGGTTACGGGGATGTCTTGTCTGAATCCGTTCATATGTTAAGTGCGGAAGCGCTTGAGAATTGTGAAGTGGGCGTTATTCAGCGAAAGGATCTTGAAGTGCTGCTCTGGCAGCATGGGGATCTGGCTGTTGAATTCATGCGCTGGCAGGGAATGACTCATCTGCTGACCCAGACTAAGATGCGCGATCTTCTCATGTTCGGGAAGACCGGTGCACTCTGCTCCCTGCTCATCCGTCTGAACAACTCGTACGGGCAAGCTCACGGCAAGCACCGCCGCCTGTCCATCAAGATCAACAACACAGAAATGTCGGATATGATCGGTGCCACCCGGGAAAGTGTTAACCGTATGCTTAGTGACCTGAAAAAAGACGGGATTATCGAGATCGAAGATGGTCACATCGTTATCTACGACCTGGAGCACCTGCGCGATGTGTGTCACTGTGATAACTGTCCGGCACATATTTGCCGGGTATAA